Proteins encoded by one window of Vampirovibrionales bacterium:
- a CDS encoding pyridoxal-phosphate dependent enzyme → MLVHHSFSRFPASPPLRLAPQSLESVMAVNQSKVPDQWTLEHLFDAIRDARSRLRPYVKALRLPESSERSDFAITPLVQAASGAAHWFKCETQTVTRAYKVRGAMVAMLRAYDKGRRAFVTVSTGNHALGVLKAAELIQEKSPTPLTATIVVPENIASMKREKLLHTIEQLRDRSALRAELVMQGQSFEDARTVARLRAQRGDHYVDPFGDYDVISGQGTIGLELIDQLRAHLSQQTDSWEERRPVSLVSPVGGGGLLLGISTALRFGFAEDARLRNQTLHLNGLRLADMNSPYGDAIRVLQMSPTNQRLLMRLGVNLREIPDDAIQSGLACVRAELGRLVEGASGAAASPAVVARLLAEGHRVVSILSGANVDEGAYGL, encoded by the coding sequence ATGCTGGTCCATCATTCGTTCTCTCGTTTTCCCGCGTCGCCGCCTCTACGCCTTGCGCCGCAGAGTCTGGAGTCTGTCATGGCCGTTAATCAAAGCAAAGTGCCGGACCAATGGACGCTTGAGCATCTGTTTGACGCCATTCGCGACGCACGCTCGCGCCTGCGCCCGTACGTCAAGGCGCTGCGACTGCCCGAATCGTCGGAGCGCTCGGATTTCGCCATTACGCCGCTGGTTCAGGCGGCCAGCGGCGCGGCGCACTGGTTCAAATGCGAGACGCAGACCGTCACGCGCGCCTATAAAGTCCGCGGCGCCATGGTCGCGATGCTGCGCGCCTATGATAAAGGGCGCCGCGCCTTTGTAACAGTCTCCACCGGCAATCATGCGCTCGGCGTGCTGAAGGCCGCCGAACTGATTCAGGAAAAGTCGCCGACCCCCCTGACCGCGACAATTGTCGTTCCAGAAAACATCGCTTCGATGAAGCGCGAAAAGCTGCTGCACACGATTGAACAACTGCGCGATCGCAGCGCCTTGCGCGCAGAACTGGTCATGCAGGGACAATCGTTCGAGGACGCCCGCACCGTGGCGCGTCTTCGGGCCCAACGCGGGGATCATTACGTCGATCCCTTTGGCGACTACGACGTGATTTCCGGGCAAGGCACCATTGGACTCGAGTTGATTGATCAATTGCGCGCGCATCTGTCGCAGCAAACCGACTCCTGGGAAGAACGGCGGCCGGTATCGCTGGTCTCGCCAGTGGGCGGCGGCGGGCTGCTACTGGGGATTTCCACCGCCCTGCGCTTTGGCTTTGCCGAAGACGCGCGCCTGCGCAATCAAACGCTGCATCTGAACGGGCTGCGGCTGGCGGATATGAATTCGCCCTACGGCGACGCCATTCGCGTATTGCAGATGAGTCCGACCAATCAGCGCCTGCTGATGCGTCTGGGCGTGAATCTGCGCGAGATTCCCGACGATGCCATTCAAAGCGGTCTGGCCTGCGTCCGCGCCGAGCTGGGACGGCTGGTCGAAGGGGCTTCCGGCGCGGCGGCGTCTCCCGCCGTGGTCGCCCGCCTGCTGGCCGAGGGGCATCGGGTGGTGAGCATCCTCAGCGGCGCCAACGTCGATGAAGGCGCTTACGGGCTTTGA
- a CDS encoding DNA-3-methyladenine glycosylase, which produces MTSPPFNLSADQPLPVDFFARDTLSVARELLGCRLRARLPGHPAPLDCRIVETEAYTQDDPACHAFRKQTGRAATLFKEPGLAYVYLIYGMYYCLNVVTEPAGRAGAVLFRALQPLNDDAGALRTHGPGRLTRALGITRERHNEIDLTHPDSELTLWAADAPLPTGQPIVATGRIGISQGVDLPWRFYLAGNPWVSVPAEKTPKKWRK; this is translated from the coding sequence ATGACGTCACCGCCTTTCAATTTATCCGCTGATCAGCCGCTGCCGGTCGATTTCTTTGCGCGCGACACGCTGAGCGTCGCCCGCGAATTGCTGGGATGCCGCTTACGCGCCCGCTTGCCCGGCCATCCGGCTCCGCTCGACTGCCGGATTGTCGAGACCGAAGCCTACACCCAGGACGATCCCGCCTGCCATGCCTTTCGCAAGCAAACGGGCCGCGCGGCGACGCTGTTTAAAGAGCCGGGGCTGGCTTACGTCTACCTCATTTACGGCATGTATTATTGCCTGAATGTCGTCACAGAGCCTGCGGGCCGGGCGGGCGCCGTGCTGTTTCGCGCGCTTCAGCCGCTGAATGACGACGCTGGCGCGCTGCGCACTCACGGTCCGGGCCGTCTCACGCGGGCGCTCGGCATTACCCGCGAGCGGCATAACGAAATCGATCTAACGCATCCCGACAGCGAGCTGACTCTGTGGGCGGCTGATGCGCCCCTGCCGACCGGGCAACCGATCGTCGCCACCGGGCGCATCGGTATTTCTCAGGGCGTGGATCTCCCGTGGCGCTTCTATCTGGCCGGAAATCCCTGGGTCTCGGTTCCGGCTGAAAAAACCCCTAAAAAATGGCGGAAGTGA
- the murA gene encoding UDP-N-acetylglucosamine 1-carboxyvinyltransferase, giving the protein MPDKLIVTGGRRLHGEIAVSGAKNSVLKLMAASLLTPQPVHLTNVPQLSDVNVMADVLRHLGCRVTQAGAEMWIQADSITCNEAPYELVSRMRASFNVLGPLLGRFGEARVSLPGGCSIGKRGIDLHVMGLQALGADVEIVHGYVEAKASQLRGSEIVLDIPSVGATENIMVSAVLADGATVIANAAQEPEIIDLANFLNTLGADVSGAGTSRIVIQGVSRASLRGGSYTVVPDRIEAMTYLMAAAGAQGDVTLHRVNPAHMQTEIYKLVEMGAEIETPTPNSVRILATRRLMAQNIVTLPYPGFPTDLQAPMMALLTIADGVGVIRETIYENRFRQVGNLKRMGAQIEQDGNVAIVTGAPFLSGAQVRASDLRAGAALVIAALHARGVSEIEGLEHLDRGYETLDAKLQALGADIARVTVEDDAASSQPMENRAV; this is encoded by the coding sequence GTGCCTGACAAGCTAATCGTTACAGGCGGACGCCGCCTTCACGGGGAGATCGCCGTCTCCGGGGCCAAGAATTCTGTCTTAAAGCTGATGGCCGCCTCGTTGCTCACCCCTCAGCCCGTGCATTTAACCAACGTGCCGCAATTGAGCGACGTCAATGTGATGGCCGACGTACTGCGCCACCTCGGCTGTCGCGTCACGCAAGCCGGGGCGGAAATGTGGATTCAGGCCGACTCGATTACCTGTAACGAAGCTCCCTACGAACTGGTCAGCCGCATGCGGGCCAGTTTTAACGTATTGGGGCCGTTGCTGGGACGCTTTGGCGAGGCGCGCGTCTCTCTGCCGGGCGGATGCTCCATCGGCAAGCGCGGCATCGACCTGCACGTGATGGGATTACAAGCGCTCGGGGCTGACGTGGAGATTGTTCACGGCTATGTCGAGGCGAAGGCGTCTCAACTGCGGGGCTCTGAGATTGTGCTGGATATCCCCAGCGTGGGCGCCACGGAGAATATTATGGTATCGGCCGTTCTGGCCGACGGGGCGACCGTGATCGCCAATGCGGCCCAGGAGCCGGAGATCATTGATCTGGCCAACTTCCTCAATACGCTGGGCGCTGACGTCAGCGGCGCGGGGACCAGCCGGATTGTGATTCAGGGCGTGTCGCGCGCGTCGTTGCGCGGCGGCAGCTATACGGTTGTCCCCGATCGCATTGAGGCGATGACTTATTTAATGGCCGCAGCCGGCGCACAGGGGGATGTCACGCTGCATCGCGTCAACCCGGCCCATATGCAGACCGAGATCTATAAACTCGTGGAAATGGGGGCAGAGATTGAAACCCCGACCCCGAACTCGGTGCGCATTCTCGCCACCCGGCGGCTGATGGCTCAAAATATCGTAACGCTGCCGTATCCCGGCTTCCCCACCGATTTGCAGGCCCCGATGATGGCCCTGCTGACGATCGCCGACGGCGTGGGCGTGATTCGCGAGACCATTTACGAGAACCGCTTCCGCCAGGTGGGCAACCTCAAGCGGATGGGCGCGCAGATTGAGCAGGACGGCAACGTCGCCATTGTCACCGGCGCGCCTTTCCTGAGCGGGGCGCAGGTACGCGCCAGCGATTTACGGGCGGGCGCCGCCCTGGTGATCGCCGCCCTGCATGCGCGCGGCGTCAGCGAAATCGAGGGTCTGGAACATCTGGATCGCGGTTACGAGACGCTGGACGCCAAACTTCAGGCGCTTGGCGCTGATATTGCCCGCGTGACGGTTGAAGACGACGCCGCCTCATCGCAACCCATGGAGAATCGCGCCGTATGA